Part of the Yersinia hibernica genome, TCTTCATACAATAAACTGACGGCCAATCCATCGAGTTTTAGCTCGCAACAGAACGTTAGCGGCTCCGCCGTTTTCAGCCGGTCATGCACCCTTTTGTCGAATGCCAGATAACTCTCTTCATCAAAAACGTTATCCAGCGACAGCATCGGGACTTCATGTTTAACCTGTTCAAATGCATCAAGCGGGGCGGCCCCCACTCGCTGAGTTGGTGAATCATTGGTAATTAATTCAGGATGTTGTGCTTCCAAATCGCGCAATTGTTGCATCAGGCGATCATATTCAGCATCAGGAATTTCTGGTGTATCCAGCACATGGTATTGATGTTCGTGATGGCGCAGTGAGGTTCTTAGTTGATTAATTTGCTGAATTATTGATTCCATAGCTCACCATCAAAGATAAAAAACCCCCGGCATGCGGGGGTTCGGGTTAATTCGATTCATTGCGAGGCAACATTATCAGGCGCTTGCGTTGGCATCCAATACTTCGCGGATGCGGGCCTTATAGGTTTCCAATTTTTGCGGGGTCATCATGCGGCGCTCATCATCCAATACCACACCACCGACATCATCGGCAATACGTTGAGCTGATTGCAGCATCAACTTGAAGTTTTGGTTAGCATCGCCATAAGACGGCACCATCATAAACATTGAGACACCCGGTGTTGAGAAGTCTGACATGGTGTCAGGGTCAAAGGAGCCGGGTTTCACCATGTTGGCCAAGCTGAATAATACTGGGCCACTGCCGGCGGGGCTAAGATGGCGATGGAAAATCCCCATTTCACCAAACTGGAAACCAGACTGCAGCACACTTTGCAGCAAGATTTCGCCGCCCAGCGCACCACCGTGGTGGGCAGCAACATGCAACACCAAAACGGTTTCTTTCAGTTTTTGCGGTTTCAGCTCACGAGCAGGTTCCGGCGGTGATTCCTCAGGCTTCGCAGCCACAACAGCTGCATGTTCAGCCACCTGTTGTGGTGCTGCGGGACGCGATGGCGAATAAGATTCTTCAACCGAGCCCAGCAAAGGATCACGCTGTGATTCATGCGGTGGTTGCTCAGCAGATAGCCCACCCAAAAGAGGGTCGTCATAATCTGTTTGCACTGAAGCAAAAGGTTTCTGGCTAGCGGCCGCCTTAACCTGTACCGGCTGAGTCTCAGTATGCTGAATAACCGGCAATACATCGTCGTCGTCATCAATATGATTAAACGAAGGCTTCTCTTGTGGATGAGCAGTGCGGACGCGCACTTCTCCCACCCCTTCATCGAGACTCTCGATCGGGGCTTCAACACGTTCTTGTTTCGGACGTTTAACTGGGCGATCGCGAAAAAGTGACGAGCGTTCTTTACGGCTGGTCCATAAACCATGCAATAACAACGCTATTATGGCGATCGCGCCAACAACGATTAATATCAGACGCAAATCCTGCATCATTACTATCTCTGTTGTTCCAATACATTGCCACCGCGGCAAACATTCACCCTTTAACTCTATTTCCCAACGAACACAAGTGCAAGTCCGCGCTCAATTTTCTTCAAAGAAAGATGATTATGCTAGATGTTTCGCTCACTTTTCATACAATATGCGACTATGCAGTGGGAAATCATACCGA contains:
- the zipA gene encoding cell division protein ZipA gives rise to the protein MMQDLRLILIVVGAIAIIALLLHGLWTSRKERSSLFRDRPVKRPKQERVEAPIESLDEGVGEVRVRTAHPQEKPSFNHIDDDDDVLPVIQHTETQPVQVKAAASQKPFASVQTDYDDPLLGGLSAEQPPHESQRDPLLGSVEESYSPSRPAAPQQVAEHAAVVAAKPEESPPEPARELKPQKLKETVLVLHVAAHHGGALGGEILLQSVLQSGFQFGEMGIFHRHLSPAGSGPVLFSLANMVKPGSFDPDTMSDFSTPGVSMFMMVPSYGDANQNFKLMLQSAQRIADDVGGVVLDDERRMMTPQKLETYKARIREVLDANASA